From Kogia breviceps isolate mKogBre1 chromosome 2, mKogBre1 haplotype 1, whole genome shotgun sequence, one genomic window encodes:
- the LOC136793588 gene encoding G-protein coupled receptor 39-like, translating to MPNQVRRIMAAAKPKHDWTKSYFRAYMILLPFSDTFFYLSSVVNPLLYNVSSQQFRSVFGQVLRCQLTLPHANQEKHLRAHVASTVESARSARRPLIFLASRPNSSARRTNKVFLSTFQSKAKPESKPQQLSRESPDPNSEVKPANPATENGFQEPEV from the coding sequence ATGCCTAACCAGGTTCGGAGGATCATGGCTGCGGCCAAACCCAAGCACGACTGGACCAAGTCCTACTTCCGGGCATACATGATCCTCCTCCCCTTCTCGGACACCTTCTTCTACCTGAGCTCGGTCGTCAACCCGCTGTTGTACAACGTGTCCTCGCAGCAGTTCCGCAGCGTGTTCGGGCAGGTACTGCGCTGCCAGCTGACGCTGCCACATGCCAACCAGGAGAAGCACCTGCGCGCCCACGTGGCCTCCACCGTGGAGAGCGCCCGCTCAGCCCGCCGCCCGCTCATCTTCCTGGCCTCCCGGCCCAATTCCTCTGCAAGGAGAACTAACAAGGTTTTCTTAAGCACTTTTCAGAGCAAGGCCAAGCCCGAATCTAAGCCTCAGCAGTTGAGTCGTGAGTCACCGGATCCGAACTCAGAGGTGAAACCTGCCAACCCTGCCACCGAAAACGGTTTCCAGGAGCCTGAAGTGTGA